One region of Hevea brasiliensis isolate MT/VB/25A 57/8 unplaced genomic scaffold, ASM3005281v1 Scaf116, whole genome shotgun sequence genomic DNA includes:
- the LOC131176459 gene encoding BURP domain protein RD22-like, whose amino-acid sequence MFKVQMEFHLPHILVFLAIALVTSLATLPPEQYWNSVLPNTPMPKAVKDLLQPDFMDEKSTSVGVGKGGVNVNTGKGKPGGTSVNVGNGGANVNTGHKGKPVYVGVKPKYGPFIYHYAATENQLHDDPNVALFFLEKDMYPSKTMNLNFAENPNKATFISRQTANSIPFSSDKLPEIYNQFSVKEGSMEAEIIKNTIRECEEPGIKGEVKYCATSLESMIDFSTSVLGKNVQAVSTVAEHQTQLQKYTITDGTKKMAGDKSVVCHKQNYAYAVFYCHATQTTRAYMVSLEGADGSKAQAVAVCHTDTSAWNPKHLAFQVLKVKPGTVPVCHFLPQDHVVWVPN is encoded by the exons ATGTTCAAAGTTCAAATGGAGTTTCATCTTCCACACATACTTGTTTTTCTCGCT ATTGCGCTAGTGACAAGCCTGGCTACTTTACCTCCCGAGCAATACTGGAATTCTGTTCTGCCCAACACTCCAATGCCAAAAGCTGTGAAAGATCTTCTACAGCCAG ACTTCATGGACGAGAAAAGCACATCTGTCGGTGTAGGAAAGGGAGGTGTAAATGTTAATACAGGGAAAGGAAAACCTGGCGGCACTTCTGTTAACGTTGGGAATGGTGGAGCAAATGTAAACACTGGACACAAGGGAAAGCCCGTGTATGTTGGAGTAAAACCTAAATATGGCCCATTCATCTACCATTATGCCGCTACTGAAAATCAACTCCATGATGACCCAAATGTGGCTCTTTTTTTCTTGGAAAAGGACATGTATCCCAGCAAAACAATGAACTTGAACTTTGCTGAAAACCCAAATAAGGCAACCTTCATATCACGTCAAACTGCCAATTCGATACCTTTTTCATCTGACAAGTTGCCAGAGATTTATAACCAGTTTTCAGTAAAAGAAGGATCAATGGAAGCCGAGATAATAAAGAATACAATCAGAGAGTGTGAAGAACCTGGTATTAAAGGAGAGGTGAAATATTGCGCAACTTCGCTAGAGTCGATGATTGACTTCAGCACTTCTGTACTTGGAAAGAATGTCCAGGCAGTCTCCACAGTGGCCGAACACCAAACCCAGCTGCAGAAGTATACAATTACAGATGGAACAAAGAAGATGGCGGGTGACAAATCCGTGGTGTGTCACAAGCAGAACTATGCATATGCTGTCTTTTATTGCCATGCAACACAAACCACGAGGGCTTACATGGTTTCCTTAGAGGGTGCTGATGGATCAAAGGCTCAAGCAGTAGCAGTATGCCATACAGATACATCAGCTTGGAACCCAAAGCATTTGGCTTTCCAGGTGCTCAAGGTCAAGCCAGGAACAGTTCCTGTTTGCCATTTCCTTCCTCAGGACCACGTTGTTTGGGTTCCCAACTAG